One window of the Rhodococcus sovatensis genome contains the following:
- a CDS encoding universal stress protein yields MSAYRTVVVGTDGSESSLRAVEKAAALAGDADATLVIACAYYPADPKDTSKAADALREDAYQITGSAPTHDILRTAREHATKAGAKTIDERAIVGAPVESLLQLVDDVKADLLVVGNRGLNSLTGRLLGSVPSDAARKSTCDVLIVHTVR; encoded by the coding sequence ATGAGTGCCTACCGCACCGTCGTCGTCGGAACCGATGGGTCCGAATCGTCTTTGCGGGCTGTAGAGAAGGCCGCTGCTCTCGCCGGTGACGCCGACGCGACGCTCGTCATCGCATGTGCCTACTATCCGGCAGATCCGAAGGACACCAGCAAGGCCGCCGACGCGCTCCGTGAAGACGCTTACCAGATAACCGGCTCCGCCCCCACTCACGACATCCTTCGTACCGCCCGCGAGCACGCCACCAAGGCTGGAGCGAAGACCATCGACGAGCGTGCGATCGTCGGCGCGCCGGTCGAGTCGTTGTTGCAGCTGGTGGACGACGTGAAGGCTGATCTGCTGGTGGTCGGAAACCGTGGACTCAACTCGCTCACCGGTCGACTTCTAGGTTCGGTGCCGTCCGACGCCGCGCGCAAATCCACGTGCGACGTGCTCATCGTGCACACCGTCCGGTAG